From Streptomyces durmitorensis, a single genomic window includes:
- a CDS encoding DUF4235 domain-containing protein translates to MKASKIAYKPVGMALGALAGVAAGGLFKQAWKVAGHDEDAPDATDEHRSWGEILLAATLQGAIFAVVKAAVDRGGAVATRRLTGTWPG, encoded by the coding sequence GTGAAGGCATCGAAGATCGCCTACAAGCCGGTCGGCATGGCGCTCGGCGCGCTGGCCGGTGTGGCCGCGGGCGGGCTGTTCAAACAGGCGTGGAAGGTGGCGGGACACGACGAGGACGCGCCCGACGCCACCGACGAGCACCGCAGCTGGGGCGAGATCCTGCTCGCGGCCACCTTGCAGGGCGCGATCTTCGCCGTGGTCAAGGCGGCCGTCGACCGCGGCGGCGCTGTCGCCACCCGTCGGCTGACGGGCACCTGGCCCGGCTGA
- a CDS encoding DUF3618 domain-containing protein has protein sequence MNQPDKHTAGPGELRAKVEQTRQDLGETVEALAAKADVKGRAQDKAVAIKGQTATKAAELGGQAMAKATEAAHVLQDKVPDQVKEKAAAATGQVKAAAGQATEVWQDKAPEQVRSRRTAFLAGGATLVVAYVLVRRRRKHGSAV, from the coding sequence ATGAACCAGCCCGACAAGCACACGGCCGGCCCCGGGGAACTGCGCGCCAAGGTCGAGCAGACCCGCCAGGACCTGGGGGAGACGGTGGAGGCACTGGCGGCCAAGGCTGACGTCAAGGGCCGCGCGCAGGACAAGGCGGTCGCGATCAAGGGCCAGACGGCCACGAAGGCCGCGGAGCTCGGTGGGCAGGCGATGGCGAAGGCCACCGAGGCAGCCCATGTGCTGCAGGACAAGGTGCCCGACCAGGTCAAGGAGAAGGCGGCCGCCGCCACCGGGCAGGTGAAGGCCGCGGCAGGACAGGCGACGGAGGTGTGGCAGGACAAGGCACCGGAGCAGGTTCGCAGCCGCCGCACGGCCTTCCTCGCGGGTGGCGCGACGCTGGTGGTGGCGTACGTACTGGTGCGGCGCAGGCGCAAGCACGGGAGCGCGGTGTGA
- a CDS encoding phage holin family protein, translating into MAQTDPHTTGRDSGGRTAPASEPVGDLVQRASQQLTELVRGEMRLAQAEMKEKTRRYGKGSGLFGGAGLVGFLTLQALVATAIAALAVPLPVWAAGLIVTAVLGLIAAVLAMTGKKEVGRAAPPIPEQAIDGVKADVAEIKESAQR; encoded by the coding sequence ATGGCCCAGACAGACCCGCACACCACAGGCCGCGACAGCGGCGGACGGACCGCCCCCGCCAGTGAGCCGGTGGGCGATCTCGTGCAGCGCGCGTCGCAGCAGCTGACGGAGCTGGTGCGCGGCGAGATGCGTCTGGCGCAGGCGGAGATGAAGGAGAAGACCAGGCGCTACGGCAAGGGCAGCGGGTTGTTCGGCGGAGCCGGTCTCGTCGGCTTCCTCACCCTGCAGGCTCTCGTCGCCACCGCGATCGCGGCGCTCGCCGTGCCGCTTCCGGTGTGGGCGGCGGGGCTGATCGTCACCGCCGTCCTCGGTCTGATCGCCGCGGTGCTTGCCATGACCGGCAAGAAGGAAGTCGGCCGGGCCGCCCCGCCGATCCCCGAGCAGGCCATCGACGGCGTGAAGGCCGACGTCGCAGAGATCAAGGAGAGTGCACAGCGATGA
- a CDS encoding YihY/virulence factor BrkB family protein, with protein MNGTSDAERSADRAPEELTQLSKRSWRAVLTGVIREFQDDELTDRAAALTYYGVLSLFPMLLVLVSLLGVVGKSAIDWLLETLEELAPGSARDIIGDAVRQLEGRGGVGSLMAVVGIVLAVWASSGYVGAFIRTANAVYDMPEGRPVWKVLPVRVGVTLVLLTLAVVSALIVVFTGGIAETVGSALGVGDAALTAWSIAKWPVLVVLVTSMIALLFWATPNVKGRGFKWITPGSVVALVIWLIASAGFAFYVGNFGSYNKTYGALAGVIVFLVWLWISNIAILLGLEFDAELSRQRAIAGGLPPEEEPYVPPRDTSAWDEQDRRRMEE; from the coding sequence ATGAACGGGACATCGGATGCCGAGCGCAGCGCGGACCGCGCGCCGGAAGAACTGACGCAATTGTCGAAGCGGTCCTGGCGGGCCGTGCTCACCGGCGTGATCCGCGAATTCCAGGACGACGAGCTGACCGACCGGGCTGCGGCGCTGACCTACTACGGCGTGCTGTCGCTGTTCCCGATGCTCCTGGTGCTGGTCTCCCTCCTCGGCGTCGTGGGGAAGTCCGCCATCGACTGGCTCCTCGAGACGCTAGAGGAGCTCGCGCCGGGTTCGGCCCGGGACATCATCGGCGACGCCGTGCGGCAGCTGGAGGGCCGGGGCGGCGTCGGCTCCCTCATGGCGGTGGTCGGCATCGTCCTCGCGGTGTGGGCGTCCTCCGGGTACGTGGGGGCGTTCATCCGCACCGCCAACGCCGTGTACGACATGCCCGAGGGGCGGCCGGTGTGGAAGGTGCTTCCGGTCCGGGTGGGCGTGACGCTGGTGCTCCTGACGCTGGCGGTCGTCAGCGCGCTCATCGTGGTGTTCACGGGCGGCATCGCCGAGACCGTGGGGTCGGCACTGGGCGTCGGGGACGCGGCACTGACCGCGTGGTCGATCGCGAAGTGGCCGGTGCTCGTCGTGCTGGTGACCTCCATGATCGCGCTGCTGTTCTGGGCGACGCCGAACGTGAAGGGCCGCGGTTTCAAGTGGATCACCCCCGGCAGCGTGGTCGCCTTGGTGATCTGGCTGATCGCGTCGGCCGGATTCGCCTTCTACGTGGGCAACTTCGGTTCCTACAACAAGACCTACGGCGCGCTGGCCGGAGTGATCGTCTTCCTCGTGTGGCTGTGGATCAGCAACATCGCGATCCTGCTCGGCCTGGAGTTCGACGCGGAGCTGTCGCGTCAGCGCGCCATCGCCGGTGGCCTTCCCCCTGAGGAGGAGCCCTACGTACCGCCCCGCGACACCAGCGCGTGGGACGAGCAGGACCGGCGGCGCATGGAGGAGTGA
- a CDS encoding SDR family NAD(P)-dependent oxidoreductase yields MTVTEDSLEAAGSAEYGPGIDPDRLAVCLSVLDELDKLDVDHPDAIAVRRATAGIYRTVKQRRRQERRAAKTAHDKAVTEATATGSAERIDDETEGLLPSSQTDEGRLAGILQRPRSCYTCKTRYVEVDYFYHQLCPDCARLNRSKRDARADLTGKRALLTGGRAKIGMYIALRLLRDGAHTTITTRFPKDAIRRFKAMDDSADWLHRLEVVGIDLRDPAQSVALAEQVAAAGPLDILINNATQTVRRLPSAYAALVEGESAPLPAGELPAHAVIGDFNSGAVGVLGESAALPAGTSGLDAQQVADLALVAGNASVARHLDGTAIDAGGLVPDVVDSNTWVQTIEQISPVELLETQLCNYTSPFILISALRSAMADAAKKASSGRAYVVNVSAMEGVFGRGYKGAGHPNTNAAKAAINMVTRTSAQEMFQTDGILMTSVDTGWITDERPHYDKLRLAEEGFHAPLDLIDGAARVYDPVVCGEAGEDLYGVFMKDYAPGKW; encoded by the coding sequence ATGACGGTGACAGAGGACAGCCTGGAGGCTGCCGGTTCTGCCGAGTATGGCCCCGGCATCGACCCCGACCGGCTCGCCGTCTGCCTCAGCGTGCTCGATGAACTGGACAAGCTCGACGTCGACCACCCCGACGCGATCGCGGTGCGCCGCGCCACGGCCGGGATCTACCGGACCGTGAAGCAGCGCCGCCGCCAGGAGCGGAGGGCCGCCAAGACTGCCCACGACAAAGCCGTCACTGAAGCCACCGCCACCGGCTCCGCCGAGCGGATCGACGACGAGACCGAGGGCCTGCTGCCCTCGTCGCAGACCGACGAGGGCCGGCTCGCGGGGATACTCCAGCGCCCGCGCTCCTGCTACACCTGCAAGACCCGGTACGTGGAAGTCGACTACTTCTACCACCAGCTCTGTCCGGACTGCGCCCGTCTGAACCGGTCCAAGCGCGACGCCCGCGCCGACCTCACGGGCAAGCGCGCGCTGCTCACCGGAGGCCGCGCCAAGATCGGCATGTACATCGCGCTGCGCCTGCTGCGCGACGGAGCCCACACCACCATCACGACGCGCTTCCCCAAGGACGCCATCCGCCGCTTCAAGGCGATGGACGACTCGGCGGACTGGCTGCACCGCCTTGAGGTCGTCGGCATCGACCTGCGCGACCCGGCCCAGTCCGTCGCGCTCGCCGAGCAGGTCGCCGCCGCGGGACCGCTCGACATCCTGATCAACAACGCGACGCAGACCGTGCGCCGCCTGCCCTCCGCGTACGCCGCCCTGGTCGAGGGCGAGAGCGCGCCGCTGCCTGCCGGGGAGCTGCCCGCGCACGCCGTCATCGGCGACTTCAACTCGGGAGCGGTGGGTGTTCTCGGCGAGAGCGCCGCGCTGCCCGCGGGCACCAGCGGCCTGGACGCGCAGCAGGTCGCCGACCTGGCCCTGGTCGCGGGCAACGCCAGCGTCGCCCGGCACCTGGACGGCACGGCCATCGACGCGGGCGGCCTGGTCCCGGACGTCGTCGACAGCAACACCTGGGTGCAGACCATCGAGCAGATCTCCCCGGTGGAGCTCCTCGAGACCCAGCTGTGCAACTACACCTCGCCGTTCATCCTCATCAGCGCGCTGCGCTCGGCGATGGCCGACGCCGCGAAGAAGGCGTCGAGCGGCCGTGCCTACGTCGTCAACGTCTCGGCGATGGAGGGCGTCTTCGGCCGCGGCTACAAGGGCGCGGGCCACCCGAACACGAACGCGGCCAAGGCCGCGATCAACATGGTGACGCGGACCAGCGCCCAGGAGATGTTCCAGACCGACGGCATCCTCATGACCTCGGTCGACACCGGCTGGATCACCGACGAGCGCCCGCACTACGACAAGCTGCGCCTCGCCGAGGAGGGCTTCCACGCCCCGCTCGACCTGATCGACGGCGCGGCCCGCGTCTACGACCCGGTCGTGTGCGGCGAGGCGGGCGAGGACCTGTACGGCGTCTTCATGAAGGACTACGCACCCGGCAAGTGGTAG
- a CDS encoding wax ester/triacylglycerol synthase family O-acyltransferase has translation MKPLKPESSDLLAPLDLAFWNIESAEHPMHLGALGVFDADSPGAAERAAQLLAARAASVPGLRLRIRSVWLPVGGAVRAAASAFDPLDHVRLAEPVRDFHAAAGVLMQRPLERGRPPWEAHVLPGDDGTSFAVLFKFHHALADGLRALMLAAAVMDPMDLPAPRPAPVGPEASGWSWLPDPRKLPGLVRATVSDVGQALDIGSSVARATLGVRSSAALTSRATGTRRTAGVLLDLDDVHRVRKTVGGTVNDVLIAVVAGALRRWLDERGDGSEGVEPRALVPVSRRRPRGAQPPGNRLSGYLVRLPVGEPDPVARLRTVRAAMDRNKDAGPSRGAGAVALLADHVPSLGHRIGGPVVAQAARLLFDILVTSVPLPSLGLRLGGCPLAAVYPFAPLAQGQALAVAVSTYRGRVHFGLVADAAAVPDLDVLARSVREELAGLVEACVNRPRLVEGALAT, from the coding sequence TTGAAGCCGCTTAAGCCCGAGTCCTCCGACCTGCTCGCACCCCTCGACCTCGCCTTCTGGAACATCGAATCCGCCGAACACCCCATGCACCTGGGTGCCCTCGGCGTCTTCGACGCCGATTCGCCCGGCGCGGCCGAGCGAGCCGCCCAGCTCCTCGCCGCACGCGCTGCCTCCGTGCCCGGACTGCGGCTGCGGATCCGCTCGGTCTGGCTGCCGGTCGGCGGGGCCGTCCGCGCCGCCGCGTCCGCCTTCGACCCGCTGGACCACGTCCGCCTCGCCGAGCCCGTGCGGGACTTCCACGCGGCGGCGGGCGTGCTCATGCAGCGCCCTCTGGAGCGCGGCAGGCCGCCGTGGGAGGCGCATGTGCTGCCGGGCGACGACGGCACCTCCTTCGCCGTGCTGTTCAAGTTCCACCACGCGCTCGCCGACGGGCTGCGCGCCCTGATGCTCGCGGCGGCGGTCATGGACCCCATGGACCTGCCCGCCCCGCGTCCCGCGCCCGTGGGGCCCGAGGCCTCGGGGTGGTCCTGGCTGCCCGACCCGCGCAAGCTGCCGGGCCTTGTCCGCGCCACCGTCAGCGACGTGGGGCAGGCACTGGACATCGGCTCGTCGGTCGCCCGCGCCACCCTGGGCGTACGGTCGTCCGCCGCCCTCACGTCCCGGGCCACCGGCACGCGGCGCACCGCGGGGGTCCTGCTCGACCTGGACGACGTGCACCGCGTGCGCAAGACCGTGGGCGGCACCGTCAACGACGTACTGATCGCCGTGGTCGCCGGAGCCCTGCGCCGCTGGCTCGACGAGCGGGGCGACGGCAGTGAGGGCGTGGAGCCGCGCGCCCTGGTCCCCGTCTCCCGGCGCAGGCCGCGCGGCGCGCAGCCCCCGGGCAACCGGCTCTCCGGGTATCTGGTCCGGCTGCCCGTGGGCGAGCCCGACCCGGTCGCGCGGCTGCGGACGGTGCGGGCCGCCATGGACCGCAACAAGGACGCGGGCCCCAGCCGCGGCGCCGGCGCGGTCGCCCTGCTCGCCGATCACGTGCCGTCGCTGGGCCACCGCATCGGAGGACCCGTCGTCGCACAGGCCGCCCGGCTGCTCTTCGACATCCTCGTCACCAGCGTCCCGCTGCCCAGCCTCGGCCTGCGACTCGGGGGCTGCCCGCTCGCCGCCGTGTACCCCTTCGCGCCGCTCGCCCAGGGGCAGGCGCTCGCCGTCGCGGTGTCGACGTACCGGGGCCGGGTGCACTTCGGTCTGGTCGCGGACGCGGCCGCCGTACCCGATCTGGATGTTCTCGCGCGCAGCGTGCGGGAGGAGCTCGCGGGGCTCGTCGAGGCGTGCGTGAACCGTCCTCGTTTGGTAGAGGGGGCCCTCGCTACGTAA
- a CDS encoding GH92 family glycosyl hydrolase: MRWTQRLRGTGVAVAAAALLGGALAIPAAQAAPAGDGQLTDLVNPFIGTENEGNTYPGAAVPFGMVQFSPDTGHNTGYDHSDTHIRGFSTVHLSGVGCGLGGDLPVLPTTGDVKETDYAKYAAEFSHDDEKASPGAYKVGLKSGIDAELTATKRTGVQRYTFPATDKANVLLNAGQSLHKTGSTKVEILDSRTVRTAITGSGFCQDTKPYTVYTITRFDRPFTTSGTWKGDTVTAGSKTSSAGEERNGAYVRFDTSKDRTVEATTALSYVDAKGAALNLRAEGGRSYDHVAKAAQRAWEDRLDDVKAQGGSETVRRTFYSSLYRSFLAPNIGSDVDGRYTGWDQKVHRAKGFTYYQNWSLWDTYRTQAQLLSLLAPHESRDMALSVLKIDEESGWLPKWGYGTVETNIMTGDPVTPFLTNAYQQGLLKGHEEEAYRALKKNADGVPPAESAPVGREANKEYLSDGFAPYIKGRPHAKPGDSDYDHGASATLEYALSDAMLGQMAGELGHDADAKRYAERAQNYRKIFDASTGFFRARDKAGAFTGPADPAKSEGFHEGTSWQYQWLVPQDLPGMVDLIGGKQATNDRLDSFFAYEELLKDPAKTAREVWVNGPYDYYNADKYNPQNEPDLIAPYTYLSTGQPWKTTDVVHAALTLFTDTPTGMTGNDDLGTMSAWNVLSSIGVFPVQPGTDTWGLSTPVFERVDLTLDRRYYPKGRLTVKAPGTSDTARYIQSARADGADYGKTYLTTDDIRDTRELSFTVGDKPSEWGTSEQAAPPALK; the protein is encoded by the coding sequence ATGAGATGGACCCAACGGCTACGCGGTACGGGGGTGGCGGTGGCCGCGGCCGCGCTCCTCGGGGGAGCCCTCGCCATACCGGCGGCCCAGGCCGCCCCGGCAGGCGACGGTCAACTGACCGACCTGGTCAACCCGTTCATCGGCACCGAGAACGAGGGCAACACCTATCCCGGAGCGGCCGTGCCCTTCGGCATGGTCCAGTTCTCGCCCGACACCGGGCACAACACCGGCTACGACCACTCCGACACCCACATCCGCGGCTTCTCGACTGTCCATCTCTCCGGCGTGGGTTGCGGGTTGGGCGGCGATCTGCCGGTGCTTCCCACCACGGGTGACGTCAAGGAGACGGACTACGCCAAGTACGCGGCGGAGTTCAGTCACGACGACGAGAAGGCGAGCCCCGGCGCGTACAAGGTGGGCCTCAAGTCCGGCATCGACGCCGAGCTGACCGCGACTAAGCGCACCGGCGTGCAGCGCTACACCTTCCCCGCCACCGACAAGGCCAACGTCCTGCTCAACGCGGGCCAGTCGCTGCACAAGACGGGCAGTACCAAGGTCGAGATCCTCGACAGCCGCACGGTCCGCACGGCGATCACCGGCAGCGGCTTCTGCCAGGACACCAAGCCGTACACGGTCTACACGATCACCCGCTTCGACCGCCCCTTCACCACGTCGGGCACCTGGAAGGGCGACACCGTCACCGCGGGCTCCAAGACGTCGTCGGCGGGCGAGGAGCGCAACGGCGCCTACGTCCGGTTCGACACCTCCAAGGACCGCACCGTCGAGGCGACCACGGCTCTCTCGTACGTCGACGCCAAGGGCGCCGCGCTCAATCTCCGCGCGGAGGGCGGGCGTTCGTACGACCATGTGGCCAAGGCGGCCCAGCGGGCATGGGAGGACCGGCTCGACGACGTGAAGGCGCAGGGCGGCAGCGAGACCGTGCGCCGCACCTTCTACTCGTCCCTCTACCGTTCCTTCCTCGCGCCGAACATCGGCAGCGACGTCGACGGCCGGTACACGGGCTGGGACCAGAAGGTCCACCGGGCCAAGGGGTTCACCTACTACCAGAACTGGTCGCTCTGGGACACCTACCGCACCCAGGCCCAGCTCCTGTCCCTGCTCGCGCCGCACGAGTCCCGCGACATGGCGCTCTCCGTCCTGAAGATCGACGAGGAGAGCGGCTGGCTGCCCAAGTGGGGCTACGGCACGGTCGAGACGAACATCATGACCGGCGACCCGGTCACCCCCTTCCTCACCAACGCCTACCAGCAGGGTCTGCTGAAGGGGCATGAGGAGGAGGCGTACCGCGCGCTGAAGAAGAACGCCGACGGTGTGCCGCCCGCCGAATCGGCGCCCGTGGGACGCGAGGCCAACAAGGAGTATCTGAGCGACGGTTTCGCGCCGTACATCAAGGGCCGCCCGCACGCCAAGCCCGGCGACTCGGACTACGACCACGGCGCTTCCGCGACCCTGGAGTACGCCCTCTCGGACGCGATGCTCGGGCAGATGGCCGGTGAGCTGGGGCACGACGCCGACGCCAAGCGGTACGCGGAGCGTGCGCAGAACTACCGGAAGATCTTCGACGCCTCGACCGGGTTCTTCCGTGCGCGGGACAAGGCCGGTGCCTTCACCGGGCCCGCCGACCCGGCCAAGAGCGAGGGCTTCCACGAGGGCACGTCCTGGCAGTACCAGTGGCTCGTCCCCCAGGACCTGCCCGGCATGGTCGACCTCATCGGCGGCAAGCAGGCCACCAATGACCGCCTGGACTCCTTCTTCGCCTACGAGGAGCTCCTGAAGGACCCGGCGAAGACCGCCCGCGAGGTATGGGTCAACGGTCCTTACGACTACTACAACGCGGACAAGTACAACCCGCAGAACGAGCCCGACCTCATCGCCCCGTACACGTACCTGTCGACGGGTCAGCCGTGGAAGACCACCGACGTGGTGCACGCCGCGCTCACCCTCTTCACGGACACCCCGACCGGCATGACCGGGAACGACGACCTCGGCACCATGTCCGCCTGGAACGTCCTGTCCTCGATCGGCGTCTTCCCGGTCCAGCCCGGCACGGACACCTGGGGTCTGTCGACACCCGTCTTCGAGCGCGTCGACCTCACCCTCGACCGCCGCTACTACCCGAAGGGGCGCCTCACGGTGAAGGCGCCGGGCACGTCGGACACCGCCCGGTACATCCAGTCGGCGCGCGCGGACGGCGCCGACTACGGCAAGACGTATCTGACGACCGACGACATCCGTGACACCCGCGAGCTCTCCTTCACGGTGGGCGACAAGCCCTCGGAGTGGGGTACCTCGGAGCAGGCGGCGCCGCCCGCACTCAAGTGA
- a CDS encoding ArsR/SmtB family transcription factor, giving the protein MDVFEAVAEPSRRALLDALAEGERSAGELVALLPELTQPAVSRHLRVLREVGLVEVRADAQRRIYALRPDGLAEVDAWIGRYRRYWADHLGALEQHLARTHKKAEGPS; this is encoded by the coding sequence ATGGACGTGTTCGAAGCTGTGGCCGAGCCGAGCCGCAGGGCCCTGCTCGACGCGCTCGCGGAGGGTGAGCGGTCCGCGGGCGAGCTGGTCGCGCTGCTCCCGGAGCTGACCCAGCCCGCCGTCTCCCGGCATCTGCGGGTGCTGCGGGAGGTCGGCCTGGTCGAGGTGCGCGCGGACGCGCAGCGCAGGATCTACGCGCTGCGCCCCGACGGCCTCGCCGAGGTCGACGCGTGGATCGGCCGCTACCGCCGCTACTGGGCGGACCATCTCGGCGCCCTGGAACAGCACTTGGCGCGCACGCACAAGAAAGCGGAGGGACCGTCGTGA
- a CDS encoding SRPBCC family protein: MSNHLGEPTGELAGELALDGGQTVLTFVRHLPYPVEAVWSAIADPEQRAAWFGKTLVEGRAGGVIDMVPTGPANPVQDKRMTGRILVWDPPHVLEHEWKQALAEDGVVRYELTPDGEGTVLTFTHRGLSVPNAKEYGPGTHAYLDRLAAHLAGTRVPGWRERYAEVAPAYRA, encoded by the coding sequence GTGAGCAATCACCTCGGGGAACCGACAGGGGAACTGGCAGGGGAACTGGCACTCGACGGAGGGCAGACCGTCCTCACCTTCGTCCGGCACCTGCCCTATCCGGTCGAGGCGGTCTGGTCCGCCATCGCCGACCCGGAGCAGCGGGCCGCCTGGTTCGGCAAGACACTCGTCGAGGGCCGCGCGGGCGGTGTCATCGACATGGTGCCCACGGGTCCGGCCAACCCCGTCCAGGACAAGCGGATGACCGGCCGGATCCTCGTCTGGGATCCGCCGCACGTGCTGGAGCACGAGTGGAAGCAGGCCCTCGCCGAGGACGGCGTGGTGCGTTACGAGCTGACGCCCGACGGCGAAGGCACGGTGCTCACCTTCACCCACCGCGGCCTGAGCGTGCCCAACGCCAAGGAGTACGGGCCCGGCACGCACGCGTACCTCGATCGGCTCGCCGCGCACCTGGCCGGGACGCGCGTCCCGGGGTGGCGCGAGCGCTATGCGGAAGTCGCCCCCGCCTACCGGGCCTGA
- a CDS encoding flavodoxin family protein: MSAALGINRPGVIVAHHSGWGHTAALADAVAEGARLAGATVTTLAVDHITEEQWTVLDEADAIIFGSATYMGNVSAGFQTFAELSSRRCMTGAWRDKVAAGFVNSGSKSGDKLHALMSLSVLAAQHHMHWVNLGLFPGWNSSTSSEQDLNRLGFFLGAGAQTDTDVSAEQVHKSDVLTCRHLGGRVAEVTAQLLAGRAGRAAAA, from the coding sequence ATGTCCGCTGCCCTAGGCATCAACCGGCCCGGCGTCATCGTCGCCCACCACTCGGGATGGGGGCACACCGCCGCCCTCGCCGACGCGGTGGCCGAGGGCGCTCGCCTGGCGGGCGCCACGGTCACCACGCTGGCCGTCGACCACATCACCGAGGAACAGTGGACCGTCCTCGACGAGGCGGACGCCATCATCTTCGGCAGCGCCACCTACATGGGCAACGTCTCGGCGGGCTTCCAGACCTTCGCCGAGCTCTCCTCGCGCCGCTGCATGACCGGCGCGTGGCGGGACAAGGTCGCCGCGGGGTTCGTCAACTCCGGCTCCAAGAGCGGCGACAAGCTGCACGCGCTGATGTCCCTCTCCGTGCTCGCCGCCCAGCACCACATGCACTGGGTCAACCTCGGTCTCTTTCCTGGCTGGAACAGCTCCACCAGCAGCGAGCAGGACCTGAACCGGCTCGGGTTCTTCCTCGGGGCCGGCGCGCAGACGGACACCGACGTGTCGGCGGAGCAGGTGCACAAGTCCGACGTGCTCACCTGCCGGCATCTGGGCGGCCGGGTGGCCGAGGTGACGGCCCAGCTCCTCGCGGGGCGGGCCGGGCGGGCCGCAGCGGCCTGA